A single window of Vibrio sp. HB236076 DNA harbors:
- a CDS encoding porin, which yields MRALIKNKKGNRVRTPISKKRQWIIMKKTLLALAVAAVASTSVQAAEIVKTDEGSVNFYGQLREQFTSTNDDASPSTDLSAGSSRAGVVAKYTAAEGFDVIGHVEFKLTDFSDRLHYIGFATDYGTLKFGQQAIIGDDVYGAEYSYAFGASSGFLYEEFYYLENNIRYELEGDAGWLKAAYNMGERDGGDTVTVDDNGDEDGTPEHAALYAGTAFGDLSVHAGVAHTASGSTATETGSTSYELTGEYSNDGATFGATLFALDGGDDVADRAAISLAAYVPVAAKTAAYGGFQFADVDADDSDETNAYIGLEYKFASWARAYAEYGYSKTDGDDDSVLSTALGARVYW from the coding sequence GTGCGGGCGTTGATTAAAAACAAAAAAGGGAACCGGGTAAGGACTCCCATTTCTAAGAAAAGGCAGTGGATTATTATGAAAAAAACTCTATTAGCTCTAGCAGTTGCAGCAGTGGCTTCAACTTCTGTTCAAGCGGCAGAAATCGTTAAAACGGACGAAGGTTCTGTAAACTTTTACGGTCAATTGCGTGAGCAGTTCACTTCAACAAACGATGATGCTTCTCCATCAACTGATCTAAGTGCTGGTTCTTCTCGCGCTGGTGTTGTTGCTAAATACACAGCGGCTGAAGGCTTTGATGTCATCGGTCATGTTGAATTCAAACTGACTGATTTCTCTGACCGTCTACATTACATCGGTTTTGCAACCGATTACGGTACGCTTAAGTTTGGTCAACAAGCGATCATCGGTGATGACGTGTACGGCGCAGAGTACTCATACGCGTTTGGCGCATCTTCAGGTTTCTTGTACGAAGAGTTCTACTACCTAGAAAACAACATCCGTTATGAGCTTGAAGGTGACGCAGGTTGGTTGAAAGCCGCTTACAACATGGGTGAGCGTGACGGCGGTGATACTGTGACTGTAGATGACAATGGCGATGAAGATGGTACTCCAGAGCATGCAGCGTTGTATGCTGGTACTGCGTTTGGTGATCTAAGTGTTCACGCTGGTGTAGCGCATACTGCATCTGGTTCAACCGCTACTGAAACAGGTTCTACCTCTTACGAACTTACTGGTGAATATTCAAATGACGGCGCAACGTTTGGTGCAACTTTATTTGCACTTGACGGCGGTGACGATGTTGCTGACCGCGCTGCAATCAGCTTAGCAGCTTACGTACCAGTTGCTGCGAAAACTGCTGCTTACGGTGGTTTCCAGTTTGCTGATGTAGACGCAGATGATTCTGACGAAACAAACGCATACATTGGTCTTGAGTACAAATTTGCAAGCTGGGCACGCGCATACGCTGAATACGGCTACAGCAAAACTGATGGCGATGATGATTCAGTTCTTTCAACTGCTCTAGGTGCACGTGTTTACTGGTAA
- a CDS encoding TetR/AcrR family transcriptional regulator, producing MRIKTEERRQAIITSAKEMFREHGFEATSMDMIAKHCGGSKATLYNYFKSKEAIFLAVIEHTTKIDFEPAFLKLEQNSAQPLHKLLCQFGQHYLSVILTPRMTSVRRMVYAESTRSNIGLQFYQNGPEKGLKRLAQFFDHQIELGKLQSHNTQVAALQFKALLHAELLEPYQLGCINSIEEQNITAAVERAVTGFLAIYQPQHKLPVSS from the coding sequence ATGCGAATTAAAACTGAAGAGCGCCGACAAGCGATCATCACTTCTGCTAAAGAAATGTTTCGAGAACATGGGTTTGAAGCAACCTCGATGGACATGATTGCCAAGCACTGTGGCGGGTCTAAGGCGACGCTCTACAATTATTTTAAATCGAAAGAAGCGATCTTTCTCGCGGTCATAGAGCACACCACTAAAATTGATTTCGAACCGGCTTTTCTAAAACTCGAACAAAATTCAGCTCAACCACTACACAAGCTGCTATGTCAGTTTGGGCAGCACTACCTCAGTGTGATCTTAACACCGAGAATGACTTCCGTTCGCAGAATGGTTTATGCCGAGTCAACCCGATCCAACATTGGACTGCAGTTCTATCAAAATGGACCAGAAAAAGGATTAAAGCGCTTAGCGCAATTTTTTGATCACCAAATAGAGCTAGGTAAATTACAATCCCACAATACGCAGGTCGCGGCTTTGCAATTTAAAGCCTTATTACACGCTGAGTTATTGGAGCCGTACCAATTAGGCTGTATAAATAGCATCGAAGAGCAAAATATTACTGCCGCTGTTGAACGAGCAGTGACGGGCTTTTTAGCCATCTATCAGCCTCAACACAAACTGCCGGTATCAAGTTGA
- a CDS encoding DUF2057 family protein — protein MRLAIFFSTLALSTAALANPSLKIPNDVSLYSLNMLNPKVDSSLFGNNKSVELNEGWNQIVFKYSPSFMVREDLKSVYSDIIIAKFYVEDGEVTFSLPEFKNYNLAQANISPLVWSLKSQQQANLQFAQDVLPSNGVQLGRNYNEDARQYNIQGGPAAVSVSYVTTKVNGDDVTREANQASVSQVKSSNSTAFSQWQTLYLNATPKVQQQMKQWLTEQN, from the coding sequence ATGCGATTGGCTATTTTCTTTTCTACTCTAGCGCTTAGCACGGCCGCGCTAGCAAATCCTTCACTTAAGATCCCTAACGACGTTTCGCTCTATTCGTTAAATATGCTCAACCCCAAAGTCGACAGCAGTTTATTTGGCAACAATAAATCGGTTGAGCTTAACGAAGGTTGGAATCAAATTGTGTTTAAATACTCGCCCAGCTTTATGGTGCGAGAGGATCTCAAAAGCGTTTATAGTGATATTATTATCGCAAAATTCTATGTTGAAGACGGCGAGGTGACTTTTTCGCTTCCAGAGTTTAAAAATTACAATCTTGCTCAGGCCAATATCTCGCCGTTGGTGTGGTCTTTAAAGTCGCAACAGCAAGCTAATTTGCAATTTGCTCAAGATGTGCTGCCAAGCAACGGTGTACAGCTAGGTCGTAACTACAACGAAGATGCCCGTCAATATAACATTCAAGGCGGCCCGGCAGCCGTATCAGTCAGTTATGTGACCACTAAAGTCAATGGCGATGACGTTACTCGAGAAGCTAACCAAGCGTCAGTATCACAAGTTAAGTCATCAAACAGCACCGCTTTCTCACAGTGGCAAACTCTCTATCTCAACGCGACGCCCAAAGTACAGCAACAAATGAAGCAATGGTTAACAGAACAGAACTAA
- the cspD gene encoding cold shock domain-containing protein CspD, with translation MATGTVKWFNNSKGFGFICSDEQEGDIFAHYSTIQMDGYRTLKAGQQVSYELETGPKGCHASNVIPIEGQSSK, from the coding sequence ATGGCTACAGGTACTGTAAAATGGTTTAATAACTCCAAAGGATTCGGATTTATTTGCTCAGACGAACAAGAAGGCGACATTTTTGCTCATTATTCCACCATTCAAATGGATGGTTATCGCACTTTAAAAGCCGGACAGCAAGTCTCTTATGAATTGGAAACCGGCCCTAAAGGTTGTCACGCGAGTAATGTTATCCCAATCGAAGGCCAGTCATCAAAGTAA
- the clpA gene encoding ATP-dependent Clp protease ATP-binding subunit ClpA, with amino-acid sequence MLNKELETSLNHAFARARDKRHEFMTVEHLLLALLENESAKEALMACNADLKSLGQELTLFIEQTTPLIPDTDDSRETQPTLSFQRVLQRAVFHVQSSGRNEVNGANVLVAIFSEQESHAAYLLKKNEVSRLDIVNFISHGITKITKANEEPSSDSFGQNEESEEVSADERLDAFASNLNQLAKAGEIDPLIGRDKELERTVQVLCRRRKNNPLLVGEAGVGKTAIAEGLAWRIVEGQVPDVIADSVIYSLDIGSLLAGTKYRGDFEKRFKTVLKQLEKEKDAILFIDEIHTIIGAGAASGGQVDAANLIKPLLSSGKLRCIGSTTYQEYNTIFDKERALSRRFQKIDVVEPSIDDTTKILMGLKPKYEAHHDVRYTQKALRAAVELSAKYINERHLPDKAIDVIDEAGARSRLAPASKRKKTVGVAEIEAMVAKIARIPEKSVSSSDKDILRHLDEKMKMMVFGQDSAIDVLSEAIKLTRSGLGADNKPVGSFLFAGPTGVGKTEVTVQLAKLLGIELLRFDMSEYGERHSVSRLIGAPPGYVGYDQGGLLTDSVIKHPHSVVLLDEIEKAHPDIFNLLLQVMDNGTLTDNNGRKADFRNVILVLTTNAGVAETEKKSIGLIQQDHSHDAMAEIKKVFTPEFRNRLDNIIWFNSLDEVVIHQVVDKFIVELQAQLDARGVSLEIAEDAREWLATRGYDKAMGARPMGRLIQEKIKKPLANELLFGSLVDGGTVKVSLQGDELNFEFQSDREEVVE; translated from the coding sequence ATGCTAAACAAAGAATTGGAAACGAGCTTGAACCACGCCTTTGCTCGTGCTCGGGATAAACGACATGAGTTTATGACCGTCGAACACCTCCTTCTTGCTTTGCTAGAGAATGAGTCGGCTAAGGAAGCCTTAATGGCTTGCAATGCAGATTTAAAATCCCTTGGGCAAGAATTGACGCTGTTTATCGAGCAAACGACGCCCTTGATTCCCGATACGGATGACTCACGAGAAACTCAACCCACTTTAAGTTTTCAACGTGTATTACAGCGTGCGGTTTTTCACGTTCAATCTTCTGGTCGCAATGAAGTCAATGGAGCGAATGTCTTGGTCGCTATTTTCAGCGAGCAAGAGTCTCACGCAGCTTACCTTTTGAAAAAAAATGAAGTCTCGCGATTAGACATTGTTAACTTCATTTCCCACGGTATTACCAAAATTACCAAGGCGAATGAGGAGCCATCCTCCGATTCGTTTGGCCAGAATGAGGAGAGTGAGGAAGTGAGTGCAGATGAACGTTTAGATGCTTTTGCGTCCAATTTAAACCAGCTGGCAAAAGCGGGTGAAATTGATCCTCTGATTGGCCGTGACAAAGAACTCGAGCGTACCGTGCAGGTATTATGTCGCCGCCGTAAAAATAACCCTTTGTTGGTCGGTGAAGCCGGTGTTGGTAAAACGGCGATTGCTGAAGGTCTCGCCTGGCGTATTGTCGAAGGACAAGTCCCGGATGTGATTGCTGACAGCGTCATTTACTCTTTGGATATCGGCTCGCTTTTAGCGGGAACCAAATACCGCGGTGATTTTGAAAAACGCTTTAAGACCGTATTGAAACAATTGGAAAAAGAAAAGGATGCGATTCTTTTTATCGATGAAATTCATACTATTATCGGCGCGGGTGCCGCTTCTGGTGGTCAGGTTGATGCCGCAAACTTAATCAAACCTTTATTAAGCAGCGGGAAATTGCGTTGTATTGGTTCGACGACCTATCAAGAATACAATACGATTTTTGATAAAGAGCGGGCTTTGTCTCGTCGCTTCCAAAAAATTGACGTGGTTGAACCTTCGATTGACGACACCACTAAAATATTGATGGGCTTAAAACCTAAATACGAAGCGCATCACGACGTAAGATATACCCAAAAAGCACTTCGTGCTGCCGTAGAGCTGTCGGCTAAGTATATCAATGAACGTCACTTACCTGATAAAGCCATCGATGTGATTGATGAAGCCGGGGCGAGAAGTCGCTTAGCGCCAGCCAGTAAGCGCAAAAAAACAGTTGGCGTCGCTGAAATTGAAGCCATGGTTGCCAAAATCGCTCGGATTCCTGAAAAGTCAGTATCCTCTTCTGATAAAGACATTCTTCGTCATCTCGATGAAAAAATGAAGATGATGGTATTTGGTCAAGACTCAGCCATTGATGTGCTCAGCGAGGCCATTAAATTGACTCGTTCTGGCTTAGGAGCAGACAATAAACCGGTCGGTTCTTTCTTATTTGCAGGTCCGACAGGGGTTGGTAAGACAGAGGTCACGGTGCAGTTGGCCAAACTGCTCGGGATAGAGTTATTGCGCTTTGATATGTCTGAATATGGAGAGCGTCATTCTGTTAGCCGTTTGATTGGTGCGCCTCCAGGTTATGTGGGCTACGACCAGGGGGGACTGTTGACTGATTCTGTGATCAAACATCCTCACTCTGTTGTCTTGTTGGATGAAATTGAAAAAGCGCATCCAGACATATTCAACTTGTTATTGCAAGTGATGGACAACGGCACATTAACAGACAACAACGGCCGAAAAGCAGATTTTCGCAATGTGATTTTGGTATTAACCACTAACGCTGGTGTCGCTGAGACGGAGAAAAAATCCATTGGCTTGATTCAACAAGACCACAGTCACGATGCCATGGCTGAGATCAAGAAGGTCTTTACACCGGAGTTTCGTAACCGTCTTGACAACATCATCTGGTTTAACAGCCTAGATGAAGTGGTTATTCATCAGGTAGTGGATAAATTTATTGTTGAATTACAAGCGCAACTTGACGCACGTGGCGTATCGCTTGAAATTGCTGAAGACGCCAGAGAGTGGCTAGCAACTCGAGGTTACGACAAAGCCATGGGAGCAAGACCAATGGGGCGCTTGATTCAAGAAAAAATTAAGAAACCACTGGCGAACGAATTGCTATTCGGCTCTTTGGTTGATGGTGGGACAGTGAAAGTGAGTTTACAAGGCGACGAACTTAACTTTGAATTTCAAAGTGATAGAGAAGAGGTCGTGGAGTAA
- the yddG gene encoding aromatic amino acid DMT transporter YddG: MTHQFKFTLFGIIAILCWSALLAVARLAMEQLGPATGSALIYTLATLLLGRVIGFPSLSKIKLNYLLCAGVLFVSYEILLALSLGYADSRLQTVQVSIVNYLWPALTVWFATFGQQKIKHPLVLYLALLTAFVGVALTLVTDIKQGLFSLVTSIESNPTVFIMVFSGALIWAVYCNFTKKHSDQPNLISYFFLFTALSLWIKVAFSDEPPLTFSALLNPMVLLSAILVATGYGLWNVAIVKGNFMLLATLSYFTPISSALLSSILLTTTLPAQFWPGVLLVTLGSLLCWKVTRTKKHTS; encoded by the coding sequence ATGACTCATCAATTTAAATTTACGCTCTTTGGCATCATCGCCATTTTGTGTTGGAGTGCGCTACTCGCCGTTGCACGCCTTGCGATGGAGCAATTAGGGCCAGCCACCGGATCAGCATTGATTTACACTCTTGCAACTCTGCTACTTGGTCGCGTCATTGGCTTCCCATCACTGTCAAAAATCAAACTTAACTATTTGCTCTGTGCCGGTGTTTTATTTGTCAGTTACGAAATTCTCCTCGCACTCTCTTTAGGCTACGCTGACTCGCGCTTGCAAACGGTACAAGTATCCATTGTTAACTACCTGTGGCCAGCCTTAACCGTGTGGTTTGCCACCTTTGGTCAACAAAAAATCAAACACCCACTCGTTTTATATCTTGCATTGCTTACCGCGTTTGTTGGTGTTGCCCTCACTTTAGTTACCGACATCAAACAAGGCCTTTTTAGCTTGGTTACCAGTATCGAAAGCAACCCAACCGTTTTTATTATGGTTTTTAGTGGTGCACTCATCTGGGCTGTCTATTGTAATTTTACTAAAAAGCATTCCGATCAACCAAATCTCATCAGCTACTTCTTTTTGTTTACCGCCCTGAGTTTATGGATAAAAGTGGCATTCAGCGATGAGCCTCCTTTAACCTTCAGCGCCCTGTTAAACCCTATGGTATTATTATCGGCTATCTTGGTTGCCACCGGTTACGGGTTGTGGAACGTCGCAATCGTAAAAGGGAATTTTATGTTACTGGCGACTTTGTCTTATTTTACGCCTATTTCGTCAGCCTTATTATCCTCCATCTTGTTAACCACGACATTGCCAGCTCAATTCTGGCCAGGTGTCTTGTTAGTCACTCTCGGTTCATTACTGTGCTGGAAAGTAACCCGGACTAAAAAACACACCTCTTAA
- a CDS encoding pseudouridine synthase translates to MHPRQPRSRSALKPDKKQTRRTDKPAPAAYHSVSKTAEKRRKKPHFQSGRKKSTPLPLEEQKIIVFNKPYDTLSQFTDGQGRQTLADFIKVKDVYAAGRLDRDSEGLMVLTNDGILQAKLTQPTSKAAKTYWVQVDGAPSEADLDKLRQGVKLKDGVTLPATIERLDDPSEQLWPRTPPVRYRANIPTTWLSITIVEGKNRQVRRMTAHIGFPTLRLIRVSMGPYHLNTLLPGQWQYVDKPK, encoded by the coding sequence ATGCACCCCCGTCAACCCCGTTCACGCTCAGCCTTAAAGCCCGACAAAAAGCAAACTCGTCGCACTGACAAACCTGCACCTGCCGCTTATCACAGCGTCAGTAAGACAGCGGAAAAACGACGCAAAAAGCCTCATTTTCAGTCAGGGAGAAAAAAGTCCACACCATTGCCATTAGAAGAGCAAAAAATCATTGTCTTTAATAAGCCTTATGACACCTTAAGTCAGTTTACGGATGGCCAAGGCCGGCAAACCCTCGCGGATTTTATTAAGGTCAAGGATGTTTATGCGGCGGGTCGCTTGGATAGAGACAGTGAAGGTTTGATGGTATTGACTAACGATGGCATTTTACAAGCAAAGCTCACGCAACCAACATCCAAAGCCGCCAAAACCTATTGGGTACAGGTCGACGGTGCGCCTAGTGAAGCCGACCTCGATAAATTAAGACAGGGAGTCAAGCTCAAAGATGGTGTCACCCTCCCTGCCACTATTGAGCGTTTAGACGACCCTAGTGAGCAGCTTTGGCCAAGAACGCCACCGGTGCGATACCGAGCCAATATCCCGACGACTTGGCTCAGTATTACAATTGTTGAGGGCAAAAATCGACAAGTAAGAAGAATGACCGCTCACATTGGCTTCCCTACACTGCGTTTAATTCGCGTTTCCATGGGGCCTTATCACCTCAATACGCTATTACCCGGCCAGTGGCAGTATGTCGACAAGCCAAAATAA
- the clpS gene encoding ATP-dependent Clp protease adapter ClpS — translation MSKTFEWGAPDQDLLERENTEIQPPKRFHVVLVNDDYTPMDFVIDVLQRFFSLNEESATQVMLKVHYEGKAICGTYSAEIAEMKVSQVTVYAQENEHPLLCIMEQA, via the coding sequence ATGAGTAAAACATTTGAATGGGGCGCTCCTGACCAAGACCTCTTGGAAAGAGAGAATACCGAAATACAACCACCGAAACGCTTTCATGTGGTCTTAGTCAATGATGATTATACACCGATGGATTTTGTGATAGATGTTTTACAGCGGTTTTTCTCCTTAAATGAAGAAAGTGCTACTCAAGTGATGCTTAAAGTGCACTATGAAGGAAAAGCCATTTGCGGGACCTACAGTGCTGAAATTGCCGAAATGAAAGTTTCACAAGTAACTGTGTATGCTCAGGAAAATGAACATCCGTTACTTTGTATTATGGAGCAAGCTTAA
- a CDS encoding efflux transporter outer membrane subunit produces MTSQSQWQIRPYRRKFTFSLSLISALILSGCASPNNEKLPDTKPIQHYQYQAAMADMEAMDWPNQRWWVSLNDQQLTELIEQGLKDSPSVAAAKARLQQAQGVAIQAGASQSLHVNAEASVYQAKASYNYTSYVPESAYYWNDYATLGLNFSYDLDFWGKNRKQVEAAVSQAAAQEAELASSQLQLSTSIAKAYTELTRLYHNLDTAKEALQIRQKTTELLNKRFNNGLETKGSVSQAQSRQASAKADLLAVEEAIDLQKNVLAALVGAGPDKALMIKRPSVELEQSIGLPDNLGVGLIGHRPDISAARWQVEAAAKQVGVAKDNFYPNVTINAFLGYQAFGLDNLFSSDTAAGNVGPAIYLPIFNGGQLEGQLTAAQAQYKLAVSNYDQSVTNAFKELADVVSSHQRLEQRLASIRQALDSAQHAYTVASNRYQGGLATYLDVLSAENAVLSNQRALANLQSRSLALHIQLVHALGGGFQIKQSDK; encoded by the coding sequence TTGACCAGTCAATCTCAATGGCAGATTCGACCTTATCGACGCAAATTCACTTTTTCTCTCTCTTTGATCAGTGCGTTGATTTTAAGCGGATGTGCTAGCCCTAACAACGAAAAATTGCCTGATACAAAGCCGATTCAACACTACCAATACCAAGCGGCCATGGCAGATATGGAGGCTATGGATTGGCCAAATCAGCGATGGTGGGTATCATTGAACGATCAACAATTAACAGAATTGATCGAACAAGGGTTGAAAGACTCACCCAGTGTTGCTGCCGCAAAGGCGCGTTTACAGCAAGCCCAAGGGGTTGCAATACAAGCTGGCGCCAGTCAATCCTTACATGTAAACGCTGAAGCTTCCGTTTACCAAGCCAAGGCCAGTTACAATTATACGTCTTACGTCCCGGAGTCGGCTTACTACTGGAATGATTATGCCACCCTTGGCTTAAATTTTTCTTACGACCTGGATTTTTGGGGAAAAAATCGCAAGCAAGTTGAAGCAGCGGTCAGTCAAGCTGCTGCTCAAGAAGCGGAGTTAGCATCGAGTCAACTGCAACTGTCGACATCGATTGCCAAAGCGTATACCGAACTGACTAGGCTATACCACAATCTTGATACCGCCAAAGAAGCACTTCAGATTCGCCAAAAAACCACAGAGCTTTTAAATAAACGCTTTAACAATGGCTTAGAAACCAAAGGTTCTGTTAGTCAGGCACAATCTCGTCAAGCCAGTGCCAAGGCCGATTTATTAGCGGTGGAAGAAGCGATTGATTTACAAAAAAATGTGTTGGCTGCGCTGGTGGGGGCAGGGCCTGATAAGGCATTGATGATTAAAAGACCGAGTGTCGAGCTTGAACAGAGCATCGGCTTACCTGACAACCTGGGTGTCGGACTCATTGGTCACCGTCCTGACATCAGTGCTGCTCGTTGGCAAGTTGAAGCTGCGGCTAAACAAGTGGGGGTAGCAAAAGATAATTTTTATCCCAATGTCACGATCAATGCTTTTTTAGGTTATCAAGCATTTGGTTTAGACAATCTATTTAGCTCTGATACGGCGGCTGGCAATGTTGGCCCGGCAATCTATTTGCCTATTTTCAATGGTGGTCAACTCGAGGGGCAACTGACAGCGGCTCAGGCACAATATAAATTGGCCGTAAGCAATTACGATCAAAGCGTGACGAATGCGTTTAAAGAATTGGCCGATGTTGTGAGTAGTCATCAGCGATTAGAGCAGAGACTGGCCAGTATCCGCCAAGCTTTAGACAGTGCACAGCACGCTTACACGGTTGCTAGTAATCGTTATCAAGGGGGGCTGGCCACTTACCTAGACGTACTTTCGGCGGAAAACGCCGTGCTGAGCAATCAGCGCGCGTTGGCTAACTTACAATCTCGTTCTTTAGCGCTGCATATCCAATTAGTTCACGCCCTCGGTGGCGGCTTTCAAATCAAGCAAAGTGACAAGTAA
- a CDS encoding NADP-dependent isocitrate dehydrogenase — protein MPTEKPTIIYTITDEAPALATFSLLPIIRSFTASSGIEVETRDISLAGRILANFPDHLTEEQRIPDALTELGQLAQTPDANIIKLPNISASIPQLCAAIKELQDKGYALPDYPSEPQNDEETKIKATYDKIKGSAVNPVLREGNSDRRAPTSVKNYAKKHPHSMGAWSAESKSHVASMSQGDFFGSESSLTIGEAQKVKIDLVTETGTETLKSWFELQAGEIIDTAVMSKAQLLSFFEQQIEEAKEQDVLLSLHLKATMMKVSDPVIFGYAVKAFYQPVLEKFQQKIAELGVDLNNGIGDLYSKIQALPSEEKTAIEASLAELYQNRPPLAMVDSDRGITNLHVPSDVIVDASMPAMLRSSGQMWGPDGQLKDTKALIPDRSYAGIYQAVIDFCKEHGAFDPSTMGSVPNVGLMAQKAEEYGSHDKTFIAAKVGSIQVVNEQGDVLLTQAVAEGDIFRMCQVKDAPIQDWVKLAVSRARATGVPAVFWLDENRAHDAQLIQKVQAYLPQHDTEGLDIHILAPVDACLFSLKRIKEGLDTISVTGNVLRDYLTDLFPILELGTSAKMLSIVPLMNGGGLFETGAGGSAPKHVQQVQKENHLRWDSLGEFLALAASLEHLSEASGNAKAKVLATTLDKATGRFLDNNKSPLRKVGELDNRGSHFYLALYWAQELAAQQTDTELAKEFSSIASALAEQEADIVSELNQAQGNAGDLGGYYWPDVSKAERLMRPSAILNNIIKA, from the coding sequence ATGCCTACAGAAAAGCCGACTATCATTTACACGATAACTGATGAAGCACCCGCACTAGCAACGTTTTCTTTATTACCGATTATTCGCTCATTCACTGCCTCATCGGGTATTGAAGTTGAAACCCGAGATATCTCATTGGCGGGCCGTATTCTTGCAAACTTCCCCGACCATCTTACCGAAGAGCAGCGTATTCCTGATGCTCTAACAGAGCTTGGGCAGTTGGCGCAAACCCCCGATGCCAATATCATCAAATTGCCGAATATCTCAGCATCTATCCCCCAATTGTGCGCTGCGATAAAAGAATTGCAAGACAAAGGTTATGCACTGCCAGATTATCCTTCTGAGCCACAAAACGACGAAGAAACTAAAATTAAAGCGACCTACGATAAAATCAAAGGCAGCGCGGTTAACCCCGTGTTGCGCGAAGGCAATTCCGATCGCCGTGCTCCAACGTCAGTCAAAAACTACGCAAAAAAACACCCGCACTCAATGGGCGCTTGGAGCGCTGAGTCAAAATCTCATGTCGCCAGCATGTCGCAAGGTGACTTTTTTGGCAGTGAATCATCGTTGACCATTGGTGAAGCTCAAAAAGTCAAAATTGACCTCGTGACGGAAACGGGCACAGAAACGCTAAAATCTTGGTTTGAGCTTCAAGCCGGAGAAATCATCGATACCGCGGTCATGAGTAAAGCGCAATTGTTGTCCTTTTTTGAGCAACAAATTGAAGAAGCCAAAGAACAAGACGTATTGCTTTCTTTGCACTTGAAAGCAACGATGATGAAAGTCTCTGATCCGGTTATCTTTGGTTATGCTGTCAAAGCGTTTTACCAACCGGTGTTAGAAAAATTCCAACAAAAAATTGCCGAACTTGGCGTTGATTTGAACAATGGTATCGGCGACTTGTACAGTAAAATTCAAGCTCTTCCGAGCGAGGAAAAAACCGCTATTGAAGCCTCGTTAGCCGAGCTTTATCAAAACCGCCCTCCATTGGCGATGGTAGACTCTGACCGCGGTATTACAAACTTGCACGTACCAAGTGATGTGATTGTTGATGCGTCTATGCCGGCAATGCTGCGCTCTTCGGGACAAATGTGGGGCCCGGACGGTCAGTTGAAAGACACCAAAGCACTGATCCCAGATCGCAGTTACGCGGGTATTTATCAAGCTGTAATTGATTTCTGTAAAGAGCATGGTGCCTTTGACCCAAGTACCATGGGAAGTGTACCGAACGTTGGCTTAATGGCACAAAAAGCCGAAGAATACGGCTCACATGATAAAACCTTTATCGCTGCTAAAGTGGGTTCGATTCAAGTTGTTAACGAACAGGGCGATGTACTGCTTACTCAAGCCGTTGCAGAGGGTGATATCTTCCGTATGTGTCAGGTAAAAGATGCGCCAATTCAAGATTGGGTGAAATTAGCAGTCTCGCGCGCCCGAGCAACTGGCGTTCCGGCAGTATTCTGGTTAGATGAAAATCGTGCCCACGATGCACAGTTAATTCAAAAAGTACAAGCGTATTTACCACAACACGATACTGAGGGGCTGGATATTCACATCCTAGCACCAGTGGACGCGTGTTTGTTCTCTTTGAAACGAATTAAAGAGGGGCTTGATACCATCTCAGTGACGGGGAACGTGTTGCGTGATTACCTCACCGACCTGTTCCCAATTTTAGAGCTTGGCACTTCAGCCAAAATGTTATCGATTGTTCCTTTGATGAACGGTGGTGGTTTGTTTGAGACGGGTGCAGGTGGTTCGGCACCTAAACATGTTCAACAAGTACAAAAAGAAAATCACCTGCGTTGGGATTCACTTGGAGAGTTCCTGGCACTTGCCGCATCGCTAGAACACTTGTCTGAGGCAAGTGGTAATGCGAAAGCGAAGGTTCTTGCGACCACACTCGACAAAGCAACAGGACGATTTTTAGACAATAACAAGTCTCCGCTGCGTAAGGTTGGCGAGCTCGACAATCGCGGCAGTCATTTTTATCTTGCACTGTATTGGGCTCAAGAGTTAGCGGCGCAACAAACTGACACTGAGCTTGCCAAAGAGTTTAGCTCTATTGCCAGTGCGCTCGCTGAGCAAGAAGCTGACATTGTATCTGAGCTCAATCAAGCTCAAGGCAATGCTGGTGATTTAGGCGGTTACTACTGGCCGGACGTCAGTAAAGCAGAGAGGTTGATGCGCCCAAGTGCTATTCTAAATAACATCATCAAGGCCTAG